A genomic segment from Capra hircus breed San Clemente chromosome 15, ASM170441v1, whole genome shotgun sequence encodes:
- the LOC102187877 gene encoding olfactory receptor 4A15-like: protein MENRNNVTELVLLGLTQNPEMQKVLFVLFLLTYIATILGNLIIMVTIAASRSLGSPMYFFLASLSFIDPVYSTTVTLKMITDLLHEEKTISFQSCMTQVFIDHLFAGAEGILLVVMAYDQYVAISKPLHYLIIMNQAVCVLMLLVAWTGGFLHSLVQLLYISHLPFCGPNVIDNIVCDIYPLLKLTCFDTHLTGFFMTANGGTICTVVFFILLVSYGVILQSLKTHGLEENHKAFYTCASRMMVAILFFVPCIVLYARPNSTLPIDKYP, encoded by the exons ATGGAAAATAGGAACAATGTGACAGAGCTTGTCCTCCTGGGGCTCACACAAAATCCTGAGATGCAAAAAGTTCTATTTGTCCTATTCTTACTTACCTACATTGCAACAATATTGGGCAATCTGATTATCATGGTGACCATTGCAGCCAGCAGGTCACTTGGTTCCCCCATGTATTTTTTCCTGGCTTCTTTATCATTTATAGATCCTGTCTATTCTACTACTGTTACTCTCAAAATGATCACTGACTTGCTTCATGAGGAAAAGACTATTTCCTTCCAGTCTTGTATGACTCAGGTCTTTATAGATCATTTATTTGCTGGTGCTGAAGGCATTCTTCTGGTGGTGATGGCCTATGATCAATATGTAGCCATCTCCAAACCTCTTCATTATTTGATCATCATGAATCAGGCGGTGTGTGTCCTTATGTTGCTGGTGGCCTGGACTGGAGGCTTTCTGCACTCACTGGTTCAATTGCTGTATATTTCTCATCTCCCTTTCTGTGGCCCCAATGTGATTGACAACATTGTCTGTGACATATACCCTTTACTGAAACTAACTTGCTTTGATACCCACCTCACTGGATTCTTTATGACAGCTAATGGAGGAACAATTTGCACTGTTGTCTTCTTCATCCTCTTAGTGTCCTATGGTGTCATATTACAATCCCTGAAGACTCATGGTTTGGAAGAGAATCACAAAGCCTTCTATACCTGTGCCTCCCGAATGATGGTGGCCATTTTATTCTTTGTTCCCTGTATCGTCCTATATGCCAGGCCTAATTCAACCCTACCCATTgataaat ATCCATGA